The genomic DNA GCGCAATGATTTAGAATGGTTTTGAGTCGggttagagaaaattaaaattaaattaaaactcGTCAAGTTCATGTTAGTGGTCAACACTCGGGTGGGATTTAGTCTCGCATCAGATAGATAggattcttgagaagagtttataaagaggaagcactcctcaccgtacaagccgattttgtaaggatgagttagacctcGGTATTCATGACAGTTCAATCCAACTTCATATGACATTAAAGATAACATTAGATTAATAAATTAGATTAAACATAAAATTCGTCattgaaggaagaaaaataaaggatTAGAAGTAATAAGACATTTGGTATATGACATTGTACCATAAATATTTAATAGTGAAAAATAATCCTAGCATGAACCACTGATCATTTCTAGGACCAAACTCAAAAATACATCTCTTCTCTAAAGTAAGTCACATACAACAATTATAATTAGTATTCTCAACCAAATGGTGATGAGCTTCTACCAGCTGCAACAGCATTGATCATAGGTAATGTTATTCCAAGCTTCATAGATgcatcaaatttcttctcaCTCACTTTTGTGTCATAAATATCAACAATAGGATCACTTTCATCACATGAGTCACCTTTGAAATTAGGAACATCTTCAGGACTAATGCATGATGATGAAGTTGTTCCCAAATCATGAAGCCTAAGATCATTATCATTCCATATTATTGGACTCTTTCCACTTCCATTAAAAGGGTTAGTCCTTTTTTTTCcaacaaacaaattttcattattattgttattattaggTATTATAATTCTATCAAGGGTTGGCCTCTCTATGTTGTGATGAAGATCAAGTTGTTCATCATCACTACCACAAATGTTAAGATCTTGAAAATGAGGAAAATTGTTAAGAGGAGAAACAAAATCTTTCATGTCGGGGATGCTTTGAGTTCCATTGATGCCCTTGAAATTTGTAGCTGCAGCTGCCATGTTTTCACCTGCAAGTGTGTTATAAGCTTTCTCCAATATACTTTGCATGTATTTTCCTTGAGCCTCAATCCTCAATTGAAGGTGCTTTTGAACCTGCCACATATAAACCTACAATTTTAGCACTTCCAACATTTGCGAGCGATTTTTGTAATCTATAGTTCAATCAGAAGGTAAATAAAgtctattaaaaaattgtttcaagaaGGACTTCAACTCTGATTTCTCCTAAACAATTCTATCTTACTAGAGTTTTTTAGCTAGTTCAATCACTTTGTTATTTGATCAATGTATAATACTcgaaaaagttaatttaattaaaaaatattattgttatttaattttagttttgttaATTCCTAGAAATTAGAAACTAcctttgttttaattatttttttctcaattttttttattaatatttttaggtAATTCAACTTTTTTGTATCTTAGCAGTACCGGAATTCAATAATATAGATACACCAAATACTCATTTGATCACAAGACCAAATATTTAGTGTTTAGGCACGCACAATGATACACTTGTCtctaaaatgttaatttaaatttaactttttattattagaaaaaaatatcttttgtaTGTGTGCTATACATATGGTCTTCTGACTATAGAAGACTAGTTCTATAGATACTGAGCAAGATTTACATgggcacaaacacaaataaataagGGTTGGGCACACTCACATaaatgaaggaaaataaatgataaagaatTTAGTCACATCAtacaattattttctcttttattttttccaatcaCGAGTGTGTGCCTAAATCTTTTTTATCTGTGTTTGTGACCAAGTTAGCATTTCTGATAGATACTTGTAGTTGTGTATACCTCTAGCTGTTCATGCAGTCTTCTGTGTACCTCCATTTGCATCCTAAAATATTGCACCAACAATGTTTTAGTTACGGTTACATACAATGGCACATACAAAACATAGTACAAGAAAAACATCAACCAAAGTTTCTCATTATAACATGAGGTAGATTAAGGTATATCCAAATCCCCAAGAATAATTGTTGTGagcacaattaaaaaaaaaagttgaaattaaatgaaaatgcaagaagATACATGTTGAAGTTATTAGTTATTATATGCAGGCACTAAGtatagaaaaaattcaaattaaagaaaaaatttctctaaaccaaaagaataaaaagtaataaaaactaaaagtatATAGAAGAGGGAAGAAACTATACTTTTCAATATTAGTTTACTTGTGGTTGAGggtttgaataaataaataaattaagaatcAAAAGGTAAATATATTAACATACTCATTCATGTTACGACCAGTCATAGAAGACGAGGTACCAGTATTTCTTTGCAGTTCAAAAGCAGAAACTGTCATGAAAACAAAAGTGTTATAATACATGTGAATTCAACAAAGTGTAAAGAGATAAAAgcttagaaaataaaaatatttaaggaaCATTAAAGTGTTATATGTCACCTCTCATACCATCCTTAATAGATTGCTCATTGAATTCTTTGTGGGGTTGCTTTCCAAGCCTAAATTTCTATTAAtgcaaaaaaggaaaaaaaaaatcaaagaacttAAAAGGGAAAggtataaagaaaaaaaattgatagtgtCATAAAAGTGAACTAAATAAGGTAAagaaatttggaaaatattagTTTGTGTTCAAACCTGAAGATGGCTCTTAAGGTGGTAAAGGGTAAGACCCTTCACACCCATAACCCTCATGATTGTTTTTGGAGTTGCTTCTACAAATTAACACACAAGAGAGACAAGAATTATTACCAATATATTActataaaaaaagttgtaaatTATATtactagaaaaaaatataattaaagactaataaataaattatatttataagtaaagtatattacttgaaaaaaatataattgaagactaataaataaaatatgttactagaaaaaaatatataactaaatactaataaataaattatatttatatttacccatcacaatttttttttgaggggaactCATCACAAAATTTagtgataaaattaaagaagaatttcatattttcattttttttttctagttatattcttcaaaaacaaaaactttttttttctttctagttaTGTAGTTTGcaccaaaagaaagaaaagaataaaaggAGAAGATGAGTACTATCAGGTCCTCCAAGCTGAGCAACAGCATCAACAAAGCGTTCATGGAGTTCGACGGTCCATCGAAGCCGAGGTTTTGGATCAGTGGTGAGGACAAGGCCAGAGTCACCTTGAACACATGACATGGGTCTATCATGAGAATTCATCATAGTTGAGGGCTTCTTTGGAGAGAACATTCTTTCCATTTCTCACTATATTCTTGTTTATCTCTCTttgttttctatatatttttcatgAGAAACTTAGCTGAAAATAGATAGAGAATCAAGAACAAATTATGGATGCAAAGAAAGAAGAATAGGGTTCATTTCTATATAAGAGGAGATAGAGATTGTGTGAAGGCTTTATTTACATTCTCTAAAAAAGAATAAAGGGAAGAACAAGCTTATAAGTTACCTTGCTTAAAAAGAATACATATAAGATATGtgtagatttattttttaaaataaagtattGCTATTCTAATATACATGCTACTCTTTTGCTAAAGACACccctcactctctctctctctccaatcTTGATTATTATAATCAAAGGCTGTTATCAACCATAATCAAACTGTTTTtagttaaattttaaatttaattaactgaaaagataaaagaaaaagcaaAGCATGAATAACTATATGCCAATGGCATCTAGCGTAAAATTTGAGAGAATCATATTCTTAATGTAATATTGCATGGTGATCATTTTGTAGTATATGACTCCCTTTTTTAACCTAATTATTAGTATGAACGTATCAAGGAATCAACGGTATGTCAACTATAATTGTGACACTTTGAGTGGTCTAGATGAACTAGTAAATTAGTGCCTTAGTAActatttgaatattatttactTTGTGATTTGTTTTAGCAAAATCATTGATGATTCTTTGATAATCAAGGTTCATTCCACATTCCTTTTAATAGATATCAAAGCAAgattgtttaatatattttgtaacATAGTAGATCGTAAATGAGATTTTAACAATTTCAATTTAGaaacacttattttaaaagttgCAACAATAATATGAATAAGTAATATTATTCTATATGGCATGCATGCTTTAGAAAACTAATTCAATGTCGTTAAAGAAATCAATATCATATAACTAGGTTTTGATTCAACTCTTAAAatctctaattttttaattcttcaaataaaattttaccattgaaatcatAAGAATCGTAGTGTTTTAGGTATGTTTCAAGAAGTTTGCAACATGATTTCAAATCATTATCATGGAGTGTCTAAGTCTTTCAATACTAAAGATATTTGTATGTAATTACATTTTTTACCGATACAATAGTATATTTGACCTTTATTTATTCATCTACTATTTAAAAAGCTAAAAATGTTGCAAGCaaatttaatatctttaatttctCATCGATCAACATTGTTTGGACACATCTTAACCCATGTTGGTGTGTCTTAGTAGTGTCCAAGGAGAGTATAAGGTCTGccgaagaaaagaaaacaatttttttatggacaTTCGTCTTAATTTTTCCAACACGCGTCATATGAGTGTCAGACACCGATCATAAGAGTGTCAAAATAAAGACAATAATTTGTTTGGGAACACTTGTTTGAGACTTATGAATGTTGGACATTGATGTGTGTCGGACACTAATGTGTGTCGAACACCGCCACACACCTAAACTAAAGGTGTTGTTCATAGTTAAAAACCCTCGTcactttttacaaataagctgATGTTATACATATTTTCTATACAGAGATGTGCATGTCTGTGTCCTAAATTTTAGCGTTAATCTTGTGGCGGTGTTGTATCTGCATCGATGTTCATGCTAGCTACCCATAGATGGAATGTATGAACATGTAAAGCAATTGAATTACCATTTATTCTTATCATAATCGAATGAGAATAAatgctttctttttttacaatcaAACCAAGATTCCAGTCCAGAAAGTGCGAATGTCAAGTGTACAAAATAGATGCTTATATATGCTTTCGAGAAAATATCTTATTTCAACATAGGCTtagttttatttacttttgacCTATTAAGTATCGCGATTGTGCAATTTTAAGCAAATTGATAATATACGATAACTTCATAATAATACATGAAAATTCCCATAAACCTCccggtagttaactactgcaAATCGGCAGCAATTAACTGCCGCGGGTTCCAACGATTGTTAACTACCGTTGTGTTCGTAACATATTCAAGTCAGAACTAACCTTCCACCAGCCACTCtctcaaaatttcaattttctttcactctaaaaaaaatctaccaaatcatccaaaaaaTTTCCACTAAATCAAAAGTAAGTTATCATTTTATGCTATTGTCATAAATTTTAGTTAgtatatatgtttatatatttataattttagttgtagtttaatttttaaattttgatttttttttttaatatagttatgttgtagaTCTAAAATGCtattaacaaatattattaatactTGTTATAATGGAGTTATATtgcttaaatttataatttttttcaaattttttagggttatttttatgatttttagcgGTTATGTATAATTTATactccaagtgtttgatgaaatgtttgaatgagtttttcattgattgtttttaatttcttactgtgtagatttgaaacaatggccgggtggatcTATGTTTATGCACAATTCAACGGTGGAGAACTTCAGAGGTTGAATGTTCGGTgtcttggtgtaacgttaagaggtctcaaagatgaattgaatgaattcaaccaaggagtcaaccccggagacacaaggagggtggaatacgttcggtataaacgtccaacgctcgacgagaggagagtatcattcagttgggtggaattaacgaacgacgaaaacgtgacgagcatgttttgggagtacaacatgttccagtggatcgatatgcgggtaacgtttctgagatcaactgaagatattatCAACAGTCTGATTCCACCAGAAGATTGTGATTAGGTAGGGATCGTGATTAGGTAGGGAatgcaccttccaactacaacaattgtcttcctttgaatgaggtaattcaaacttgttaaacggcaGGACTCAAACATTCGCCCGACATTTCTATTGTtcctttcaaaatattaaattattgtaGCTGGTTTATATGAAGGTATtaaagtgtcaaggaatgcttcattcttttgacacttgaataccattatTTAAACCAAgtctaacaagaatttaatcttttgaatggaacaatagaAATGTCGGACGAATGATGGAGTCCTACTGTTTAGCAGGTTTGAATTTACTCAATtcagaggtaagacaattgttgtagttgaaaGGTACATTCtcgaatgtaatgtaatgtgataacatatatagttgattatgcataatacatgttgctttgaatgaaacaataattattttatttattcactttttgaatttatttattcattacgcaattttaattattcgaattcacgttagatttaattagtatttattcgaatacgcaattattcaaaatacgactttaatcgaaattattcaaaacgcggTTTTTATTCAAAAACACCATAATGTTAAGGAAAATGTAGCAAAATGCGCgcgacatataaaaaaaatataaaaaagatcaTTGACCTTCATCAGTTATATGTTGAGGTTATTTATCACTCTCTTATTCCTCTCTTTCTCCTATCCAGAGACAAATTgcttacatatttatttatttttgacaaaaacaaaatgatattcattcattcaaattgagagattacatcattcaacaccgttaaaaatgtaaaggatgaatctgcgaacaaactcacagcatccaagttaatagcatatagtggcataatgcctacaaaaatatatgataaaattaaagtgaccggaatatccgcggcctccggatctgcaacgttgacgctcaAATcgttgattgaataatcgaccttttaatatgaatcaaatgaacaccgcaagaagaaggaaaatcaaacaacgccgcacaagacgacgaacaacaaaccaccacacttatatgatgaaatcaaaaagaaaaaacctagatctatgtgaaaatcacttatttagattgaaatagagagaaaaagatgaagatggataatttcaggtcaagaattgacccaaaaccacccgTTAATGAAGAAACTAGAAGAGAAAACctaaaaagagaaaactaaGGCCGGCTTGTTGGATAGGAAACCACCCCTTGACAAATTGCTTACATAATGATGCTCAATTTCTAAATACCGATTTTGGCATATAATTTAGCACCAATTTTAATATAAGCTAAGCTGAGTAAGGAAAATTAATCTGACAAACAAACGGTGATTAAACACTTTCATAGCTGACCAACAATAAATTGTTTCTTAGTAGTGAAGTCTTGGAAACTACTGTGTTTGAATGACATTAGCACTGAAgagaatttttgttttaatctcacatgcatatatatatatatatatatatatatatatatatacacatatgcGAGACCAATTTGCAATAGTGTAAATTGCAAGCAAAATGGCTCCTACCGGATCGATCCACCAATAAAATCTATCAACCATAATAGCTGCGACTACatttcaaaaattcttaaataaaatataaaactatttaataaacaactaACTTTAatagtttcaccaaaaccttACGGTGGAATATTTCaacattaaataacaacaacatccaacattttaattctccaataaataatcttggcataaaagcctcatcaattaattcaacaaccaaataaagggctacatcagcattgTAACATCCCAATATTTTATAcattgatttttaaataaatattttgttttgttatttagttgttcaacaattcattttatgtgtgaaaaattatgaaaattgtaaaatttctCTACTTTGGTTAAACTAACTAGAATTTTATtccaactatttattttattaatcagcatgacaaaataaataatcattctttacataatttattttattctaattctgatcatttaatgatgtattttcattagtaatttattttaaagttcttttttttgtattatattaattagtttattttattttattttattttgacatgGTCGTATGAGTTAATGCTCCACGTTTTTGGTGTCTAATTGCTCAGTCAAAAGATGTTCCACATTATCTCCTACTTAGTTGGCATTAGTAGCTTTCCTTGAGATATAGTAGCAACGGTTACACATGTAATCAATTTCATAGCACTACCACTCAACGTGTATAATTCTTTCTCCTTATATGACACTTTGATGCCCTAAAATTGTGGAGTCATTGAAGTAGTTACttttgttccaaaaaaaaaaaacaagccaTGCTTTATCCGTCTATCCAATTCTCTTATGATTGTCTTTCTTTCTACGGACTTAAATTACACCAATTATTCccccaaatttcatttttaatcagTTTTGTTATTTAACCGCACACAAGTATACTACCTATCTCATATAATTCTCTGCATGAAACTTCTTCCCTTGAGAAAACACATGACCCTTCTTATTTCCATACCCTAGTTTGTAAGTAATTCTCATGCCATCAGTGCCGTATATTATGTCCTCTTCACCATCATATATCTTGTTCATGCAATTTACTTTTCAAGTCCCTTAAGTATTCATCTAGCAACCacttttcttaaaattcatgGAAGTCTAAGGTACACTCTATGTcctttttatcttgtttactTCCATACTTCAATCTCTAATCCTAGAATAATGTCTCATTGGAACTATTTTCGTTTTTCTCAAACCTGTCATCGTAGAATTGTGACTACACCTTCATTCACCGTCCGATTGGGCTAATTTTTGGACAGCGTGTTCAAGACATGCGGTTCTTCGTTTTCAACGGTCCGATCGTCCAAATAATTCCTGGAGTGACAGAAAACGTGTCTGTACCGTAGCTGTGAGTTTGAGGTAGTTTAGTGTTTGGCTAGGAAGGAAAGCTTACGAGGTAAGGGCTTTTCCCCCATACGACCATACTAAGTACTAGGATGATATTATGTATTAGTGATAGAGATTCTTGTCTGTTGAGAggaaaaacaactaaaatataaatttatatggTTGCTGAAATTCTTCCTggataaattaataaatgtttaattttattatagtaTATATGTGACTATATTATTTCCCGGAGAAAAATGTAGTGTTATTTTTAGCATATATGTGCCTATATATTCTTGGAGTAAAATgcttaagtttattttattttcctgtACGGTTAATAGTCTAAATTTGCAGTATATGTATAGCTTAATTAATTCTTGTAGTTAGCTGATAATAGTTAATGTTCTCCACTCCAGT from Medicago truncatula cultivar Jemalong A17 chromosome 8, MtrunA17r5.0-ANR, whole genome shotgun sequence includes the following:
- the LOC120577743 gene encoding myb family transcription factor IPN2 isoform X2, which translates into the protein MERMFSPKKPSTMMNSHDRPMSCVQGDSGLVLTTDPKPRLRWTVELHERFVDAVAQLGGPDKATPKTIMRVMGVKGLTLYHLKSHLQKFRLGKQPHKEFNEQSIKDVSAFELQRNTGTSSSMTGRNMNEMQMEVHRRLHEQLEVQKHLQLRIEAQGKYMQSILEKAYNTLAGENMAAAATNFKGINGTQSIPDMKDFVSPLNNFPHFQDLNICGSDDEQLDLHHNIERPTLDRIIIPNNNNNNENLFVGKKRTNPFNGSGKSPIIWNDNDLRLHDLGTTSSSCISPEDVPNFKGDSCDESDPIVDIYDTKVSEKKFDASMKLGITLPMINAVAAGRSSSPFG
- the LOC120577743 gene encoding myb family transcription factor IPN2 isoform X1; translation: MERMFSPKKPSTMMNSHDRPMSCVQGDSGLVLTTDPKPRLRWTVELHERFVDAVAQLGGPDKATPKTIMRVMGVKGLTLYHLKSHLQKFRLGKQPHKEFNEQSIKDGMRVSAFELQRNTGTSSSMTGRNMNEMQMEVHRRLHEQLEVQKHLQLRIEAQGKYMQSILEKAYNTLAGENMAAAATNFKGINGTQSIPDMKDFVSPLNNFPHFQDLNICGSDDEQLDLHHNIERPTLDRIIIPNNNNNNENLFVGKKRTNPFNGSGKSPIIWNDNDLRLHDLGTTSSSCISPEDVPNFKGDSCDESDPIVDIYDTKVSEKKFDASMKLGITLPMINAVAAGRSSSPFG